The following proteins come from a genomic window of Elusimicrobiota bacterium:
- a CDS encoding substrate-binding domain-containing protein gives MAARGPGALGLGTHPDPDLTAPYFAESLAGLGDALPGWAIRVNPSEPVDAWVLLAPSERPLGIAPDAPVVVVSGALTGWPSLDVNNAAAAADMTHFLWSRGHRRIGFVSGKREMPNARDREKGYWEELARRGAGNDGRVWEGRFDRASGRAAMEAWGADAQRPTAVFAANDHMALGVLDVSRARGWPVAVAGFDDIPEAAAAGLTTVRLPVRALARRAGEWVLGWRRGGRGAVPDRVLLATERVERSSTDFRPAKDGTA, from the coding sequence ATGGCCGCCCGCGGGCCGGGGGCGTTGGGGTTGGGGACACACCCGGACCCGGACTTGACGGCGCCCTATTTCGCCGAGTCCTTGGCCGGCTTGGGGGACGCGTTGCCGGGCTGGGCGATCCGGGTGAATCCGTCGGAACCCGTGGACGCGTGGGTGTTGCTCGCCCCGTCCGAACGCCCGCTCGGGATTGCGCCGGACGCGCCGGTGGTGGTCGTCAGCGGCGCGCTGACGGGGTGGCCGTCCCTGGACGTGAACAACGCCGCCGCCGCGGCCGACATGACTCATTTTCTGTGGTCCCGCGGGCACCGGCGCATCGGTTTCGTGTCCGGCAAGCGGGAAATGCCCAACGCCCGCGACCGGGAAAAAGGATATTGGGAAGAGCTGGCGCGGCGCGGGGCCGGGAACGACGGCCGGGTGTGGGAAGGGCGCTTCGACCGGGCCAGCGGAAGGGCGGCCATGGAGGCCTGGGGCGCGGATGCCCAACGGCCCACGGCGGTGTTCGCGGCCAACGACCACATGGCCCTGGGGGTTTTGGACGTGTCCCGGGCCCGGGGTTGGCCGGTGGCCGTCGCGGGGTTCGATGACATTCCGGAAGCGGCGGCCGCGGGGCTCACCACGGTGCGCCTGCCCGTGCGGGCCCTGGCTCGCCGCGCCGGGGAATGGGTTCTTGGATGGCGGCGCGGCGGCCGCGGCGCCGTGCCGGATCGGGTTTTGCTCGCGACCGAGCGGGTGGAGCGCTCTTCGACGGATTTTCGACCGGCAAAGGACGGGACGGCATGA
- a CDS encoding DUF3131 domain-containing protein: MKKALSVLLFLPLALHALAGRTPVPEAVQQARLVRFKPAVTKALNPDLTDTEFLTAIARDTWGYFRDVVDKENGIPLDNVLVTPTHTKVMSYTSTTNVGLYLMSLTAAQDLGFITPAQGEARARKAIDTLKKLSRWEGQFFNYYETITLNPSSKFVSSVDNGWLAAGLVVAAQAYPPLREDAEALLEDLDFSKLYDADAGQLYVGYESDKRALSKNHYGLLCTEPRLSSYIGIAKGDLPKSHWYRVYRTLPADWTWQNQIPRGVSRAVDGIDVFYGFYRHDNLRFVPSWGGSLFEFLMPTLVLNEREYSPEGLGANNRSAVEAQIHYALQTKRYPIWGISPCATPDSPQGYKEYGVPFLGAKGYPDEGVVTPHVSFLALDVAPEEAIANIRRLAGVKDLYGEYGFYDSVNVRTGKNSPRFLALDQGMTLVALANYLKNGSVRNRFMAHRLMKEQVGLLANETYFGF, encoded by the coding sequence TTGAAAAAAGCCCTTTCCGTCCTCTTGTTTTTGCCCCTGGCGCTGCACGCCCTGGCCGGGCGCACCCCCGTGCCCGAGGCCGTGCAACAGGCGCGCCTGGTCCGATTTAAACCCGCCGTCACCAAAGCGCTCAACCCCGACCTTACGGACACCGAATTCCTCACCGCCATCGCCCGGGATACCTGGGGTTATTTCCGGGACGTGGTGGATAAGGAAAACGGCATCCCCTTGGACAACGTGTTGGTCACCCCGACCCACACCAAGGTGATGAGCTACACCTCCACCACCAACGTCGGTTTGTATCTGATGAGCCTGACCGCCGCGCAGGACCTCGGATTCATCACGCCCGCCCAGGGGGAAGCCCGCGCGCGCAAGGCCATCGACACGCTGAAGAAGCTGTCCCGTTGGGAAGGGCAGTTTTTCAATTATTACGAGACGATCACCCTGAACCCCAGCAGCAAATTCGTCTCGTCGGTCGACAACGGTTGGTTGGCGGCGGGTTTGGTGGTGGCGGCCCAGGCCTACCCGCCCCTTCGCGAGGACGCCGAGGCCCTTCTGGAGGATTTGGATTTTTCGAAACTGTACGACGCCGACGCCGGGCAATTGTACGTCGGTTACGAGTCCGACAAACGCGCGCTGAGCAAGAACCATTATGGTCTTCTGTGCACCGAACCCCGGTTGTCGTCCTACATCGGCATCGCCAAGGGGGATTTGCCCAAATCCCATTGGTACCGGGTGTACCGAACGCTGCCCGCGGACTGGACTTGGCAAAACCAAATTCCCCGGGGGGTCAGCCGGGCGGTGGACGGGATCGATGTCTTTTACGGGTTTTACCGCCACGACAATCTTCGGTTCGTCCCCTCTTGGGGGGGCAGTCTTTTTGAATTTTTAATGCCCACGCTTGTGTTGAACGAGCGGGAGTATTCGCCCGAGGGTTTGGGGGCCAACAACCGGTCCGCCGTGGAGGCCCAAATCCATTACGCCCTGCAAACCAAGCGGTACCCGATCTGGGGCATTTCCCCCTGCGCCACGCCGGATTCGCCCCAGGGTTACAAGGAGTACGGCGTCCCCTTTTTGGGCGCCAAAGGCTATCCCGACGAGGGGGTCGTCACGCCGCACGTGAGCTTCTTGGCCCTGGACGTGGCGCCCGAAGAGGCGATCGCCAACATCCGCCGCCTCGCCGGCGTGAAGGATTTGTACGGCGAATACGGTTTTTACGACAGCGTGAACGTCCGCACCGGAAAAAATTCCCCCCGGTTCCTCGCCCTCGATCAGGGCATGACGTTGGTGGCCCTGGCCAACTATTTGAAAAACGGCAGCGTTCGCAACCGCTTCATGGCCCACCGGCTGATGAAAGAACAGGTGGGCCTGTTGGCGAACGAAACCTACTTCGGCTTTTGA